CAAATGTGGTTGGCACAATTGGCACCAATCCGGTGGGTAGGGAGCTTGACCTGGCCCGGGCCTTTAATCCCAACCTCAAAACCGTGGGTTTGATCTTTAACCCGGGTGAACCCAATTCCTCCTACGAAGCCGAGATCCTTAAGCAGGAGGCCGCCAAGCGGGGCATCACCGTGGTGGAACAATCTGTGGCCAATTCAGGGGAGGTGCTCCAGGCCGCCCAGGTGCTGGCGCAAAAGAAGGTGGAGGCATTTGTGAAAATCGGCGATTACGCCACCATTCAGGGCTTCGCCTCGATCACAAAGGTGGGCGCGGCTAATAAGATCCCCGTCTATTCAGTTGATGCCGATGACATCAAGTTGCCCGGTTGTTTGGCCACAATTGGCTGGGCCTACTTTGACGATGGCTATGCCGCAGGCCAATTGGCAATTAAGGTTCTGAAGGGTGAATCACCCGCCAAACTCCCCTTTGAGCCCCTAACTAAAACCGAGCTACTTGTTAACGAGTCAACAGCAAAGGCCCTGGGATTGGAGATTCCCAAGGCCGTGCTCGCTGAGGCAAAGCAAGTAGTTAGTTAGGTAGTTTTTTAGCACTAGAATTTGCCAGGTATCTAAAAGTGACCCCTATTCGGGGAGTGCCTCTACATCTTTGAGGCGCTCATTTAGCTGCATCGCCATGGACTGACGGCCAACTGCTAAAACCTTCAGGGTGTCTTCGTGCATGCGCAATTGGGCATCGGCCACCTGCATGCCCCTCACCAGCTCCTTTAGCTCATCGGGAAGGGTGGCGAGGTCGTAGCGCTTGCCCTCGAAGGTCAGAATTGGGGGCTGGTTGTCTTGGCCGGCGGGGTTGGAGTTGTCCAAGGAGGGGGAATTAGCGTGTGCTCAAGATAGGGCAGGGGATCAGTTTTGTAGATGGATGAACTGGCGCTCACACAGCTCCCGGTAGCGGCCACCGGCGGCCATCAGCTGCCGGTGGTTACCCCGCTCCACAATCGTGCCGCGCTCGAGCACCAGGATTTGGTCGGCCTGCTGAACCGTGGCCAAACGGTGGGCGATCACCAGCACCGTGCGGCCGGCCATCGCCTGTTTCAGCCCCATTTGCACCGCCTCTTCTGCCTCCGCATCCAGGGCGCTGGTGGCCTCATCCAACAGCAGTACCCCCGGGTTACCAAGCACGGCTCTAGCTATGGCCAGGCGCTGCAGTTGGCCCCCTGAAAAATTGAGGCCCCGCTCCTCAATCCTGCTGGCATAGCCCTGGGGCAGGGCTTCGATGAAGCCTGCGGCGTTGGCCAGCTGGGCTGCCTGGCGAATTTCTGCGGCGCTGGCGGGCCGGCCAAAGGCAATGGCCTCCGCCACCGTGCCTGAAAACACACTGCTCTGTTGGGGCACCAGGGCCACCGCCTGGCGCAGCTCCCGTGCCCGCAGGCAGGCCAAATCATGGCCATCGATCCGCACCTGGCCCCGTTGGGCGGTGTTGAAGCGCAGCAGCAGCGAAAACAGGGTGCTCTTGCCAGCTCCGGATGGACCCACCAGTGCCACCAGCTGGCCCGGCTCCACCTTCAGGTCCACACCCCTCAGGACGGGCTGGCTGGGCTCGTAGCCAAAGGACACCCCCTCCAGCAGCAGCTCCCCGCGCACCGCCCCCAAGGCTTCTGGATTGGCCCTGTCGGGGGGCTCTACGGGCTCTGCTTCGATGGCCCTGAGCCTATTTAGGGATGCTTGGCCCTGTTTGAGCTCATTGAAGTTGGTGGTTAGGTGGGCAATTGGATCGATCAGCATCAACAGGGCCGCCACATAGCTGCTGAAGCCCTGGCTGTTTAGGCCCTGGGCCTGAATCCGCCAGGCCCCAATCAACAGCACGCTGAGGATGCCGGCCGCTTCTAAAAATCCCACCACCGGATGCTGGAGGGCCAGCAGTTTCAAGGTGCGATAGCGGGCCTGGCGGTGCAGGTTGATTTCCGTATCGAAGCGTTTTTGCAGCCAGGGTTCGGCGGCAAAGGCCCTAACTAGGGGCAGGCCGTTGATTGCTTCCCCCAGGAGGCCGGCCAGTTCACTCACCTGCTTCTGGCTGCGCTCGGCTGCCCCCATCACCCGGGCGCCAAAGCTGCTCACCAGCAGGGCCACTAGCGGGGCCAGCAGCAGGGTGGCCAGGGCCAGGGGCCAATCCAGCCACACCATGTAACCGAGCACCACCACCAGCTGCAGGGCGCTGGGGGTGGTGTCCTGGATCGTCTTGTAGATCACCTCCCCGACCCGGTCGGCGTCTTCCGTGAGCCGGTAGGTGAGATCGCCGGCGGAGAGCTTTTCTAAGGCCCCAAATTGGAGGGTTTGCAGCCGGGCAAACAGGCTGCGCCGCAGCTCCTGACTCACCCGTAGGGCGGGTCCGGCCAGGAGGATGTCCTGGCCAAATTGGGCGGCCTTTTGCAGCAAAAACACCGCCAATGCCAGGCCAATGCAGCGGGCCACGGTGCCCAGATCGCCCGCCCCGATCGCCGGGATCAGTTGGCCAGCCAGCCAGGCCAGCAGGGGCCAGCAGGCCACAAAGATCAGCATGCAGACCCCGCCAGCGGCAAGTCGACGCCGATGGGGCTTCAACAGCGGCAGCAGGCTGCCGAAGCCGGCCGTTGGGGATGCGAGCATGCCCGAAACGCTATCAGCGCTGCTCTGGCCTTGAAACTTGATCAATTTCTGAAGCTCCAGGGCCTGGTTAGCACCGGTGGGGAAGCCAAGTTGCGAATCCAGCGGGGCGACGTGCGCGTCAATGGCTCAATCGATACCCGGCGTGGTCGCCAGCTATGCCTCGGAGACGCCGTAGAGATTGATGGACGGGAGCTGCTGGTGACCCCGATTCCCGCCGACCATTAAGTTGCCCCAATACGACTGAGGAGTTCCAGTGCGCAAGGCTGTCATTGCGGGCAACTGGAAGATGCACATGACCTGCGCTGAGACGCGGGTTTTTGCTGCCACCTTCCGCCCTTTGATTGCCGACCTGCCCGACGATCGGCAGGTGGTGATCGCTCCCCCCTTTACCTCCATTCCCACCCTCTCGCGCCATTTGGATGGGGCCGGGGTGGCGGTAGCCGGCCAAAACGTCCACTGGGAGGAGAAGGGCGCCTATACCGGCATGATTTCAGCCCCGATGCTCGTGGAACACGGCGTCAGCCACGCGATCGTGGGCCACAGCGAACCCCGCAAGTACTACAGCGAATCGG
This genomic interval from Cyanobium sp. WAJ14-Wanaka contains the following:
- a CDS encoding DUF6447 family protein, which codes for MDNSNPAGQDNQPPILTFEGKRYDLATLPDELKELVRGMQVADAQLRMHEDTLKVLAVGRQSMAMQLNERLKDVEALPE
- a CDS encoding ABC transporter substrate-binding protein: MALQRREFLGLMGAGAVSTIALAACGRLGTPKVKGPTIGMLQMVDAPPPTLTRKGFEAALAEAGYLPGKTVNFIQKDAAGELPNTTLVMKQFVGEPVDMILAVGTPPLQAAMKVAPETTPVIFCYCSNPWGAGAGTPPGGVGEHRPNVVGTIGTNPVGRELDLARAFNPNLKTVGLIFNPGEPNSSYEAEILKQEAAKRGITVVEQSVANSGEVLQAAQVLAQKKVEAFVKIGDYATIQGFASITKVGAANKIPVYSVDADDIKLPGCLATIGWAYFDDGYAAGQLAIKVLKGESPAKLPFEPLTKTELLVNESTAKALGLEIPKAVLAEAKQVVS
- a CDS encoding ABC transporter ATP-binding protein — its product is MLASPTAGFGSLLPLLKPHRRRLAAGGVCMLIFVACWPLLAWLAGQLIPAIGAGDLGTVARCIGLALAVFLLQKAAQFGQDILLAGPALRVSQELRRSLFARLQTLQFGALEKLSAGDLTYRLTEDADRVGEVIYKTIQDTTPSALQLVVVLGYMVWLDWPLALATLLLAPLVALLVSSFGARVMGAAERSQKQVSELAGLLGEAINGLPLVRAFAAEPWLQKRFDTEINLHRQARYRTLKLLALQHPVVGFLEAAGILSVLLIGAWRIQAQGLNSQGFSSYVAALLMLIDPIAHLTTNFNELKQGQASLNRLRAIEAEPVEPPDRANPEALGAVRGELLLEGVSFGYEPSQPVLRGVDLKVEPGQLVALVGPSGAGKSTLFSLLLRFNTAQRGQVRIDGHDLACLRARELRQAVALVPQQSSVFSGTVAEAIAFGRPASAAEIRQAAQLANAAGFIEALPQGYASRIEERGLNFSGGQLQRLAIARAVLGNPGVLLLDEATSALDAEAEEAVQMGLKQAMAGRTVLVIAHRLATVQQADQILVLERGTIVERGNHRQLMAAGGRYRELCERQFIHLQN
- a CDS encoding RNA-binding S4 domain-containing protein → MKLDQFLKLQGLVSTGGEAKLRIQRGDVRVNGSIDTRRGRQLCLGDAVEIDGRELLVTPIPADH